The sequence AGGGTGCCCTTCTCGATCGCGGTTTCCTGAGATTCCGGATTGACCACGTCCTCGCCCAGCACACGGCCGAGGATACGGTCGCGCAAGGGCTCGACCACTTCACCGCCTTCGATGATGGCGCGCATCGTGAAGCCGTTGGAGGTGCCGCAATCATCGTCCGTCACCACCAGATCCTGGGTCACGTCGACCAGACGACGCGTCAGGTAACCGGAGTTCGCGGTCTTCAGCGCCGTATCCGCGAGACCCTTACGGGCACCGTGGGTGGAGATGAAGTACTGCAAAACGTTGAGGCCTTCGCGGAAGTTCGTGGTAATCGGCGTCTCGATGATCGAGCCGTCCGGCTTGGCCATCAGGCCACGCATACCGGCGAGCTGACGGATCTGGGCGGCAGAACCCCGGGCACCCGAGTCGGCCATCATGTAGATGGCGTTCATCGATTCCTGGCGCACTTCCTTGCCGCGGTAGTCGATCACCGGTTCGGTGCCGAGCTGGTCCATCATCGCCTTGGCGACCTGGTCACCGGCGCGGCCCCAGATGTCCACCACCTTGTTGTAGCGCTCACCGTCGGTCACCAGACCCGAGGTGTATTGCTGCGCGATTTCCTTCACTTCCTGCTCGGCGGCAGCGATGAGGCTGTGCTTGGTCGAGGGGACCAGCATGTCCTTCACTGCAATCGACATACCGGCGCGGGTCGCGAGACGGAAACCGAACTGCATCAGCTTGTCGGCGAAGATCACCGTGTCCTTCAGGCCGCAGCGGCGGAAGGCGGTGTTGATCAGCTTGCTGAGTTCCTTCTTCTTCAGGGCCTTGTCGATCACGCTGAAAGGCAGGCCTGCGGGCAGGATCTCGGACAGTAGCGCGCGACCGATGGTCGTGTGGAAGCGCTTGATCGACTCGACCTTGTTGCCATCGGCGTCCAGCAGCACTTCCCGCAGGCGGATGAAGACCTTGGCGTGCAGGGAAGCCTGGCCGGTCTCGTAGGCACGCTTGGCCTCATCGACGTCCACGAAGGCCATGCCTTCACCCGGCACGTTCACCGCTTCGCGGGTCGCGTAGTACAGGCCGAGCACGATGTCCTGCGAGGGGACGATGATCGGCTCGCCGTGGGCGGGCGACAGGATGTTGTTCGACGACAGCATCAGCGTGCGCGCTTCCATCTGCGCTTCGAGCGACAGCGGCACGTGCACGGCCATCTGGTCACCGTCGAAGTCGGCGTTGAAGGCCACGCAGACGAGCGGGTGCAGCTGGATCGCCTTGCCTTCGATCAGGGTCGGCTCGAAAGCCTGGATACCCAGACGGTGCAGCGTCGGCGCACGGTTCAGCATGATCGGGTGTTCGCGGATCACCTCTTCGAGGATGTCCCACACCACCGGTTCCTGACCCTCGACCATCTTCTTCGCCTGCTTGATCGTAGTGGCATAGCCACGCAGCTCGAGCTTGTTGAAGATGAAGGGCTTGAAGAGCTCCAGCGCCATCAGCTTGGGCAGACCGCACTGGTGCAGCTTGAGCTGCGGACCCACGGTAATGACCGAACGGCCCGAGTAGTCGACGCGCTTGCCCAGCAGGTTCTGACGGAAACGACCGCCCTTGCCCTTGATCATGTCGGCGAGCGACTTGAGCGGACGCTTGTTCGCGCCCGTCATGGCCTTGCCGCGACGACCGTTGTCGAGCAGCGAGTCAACCGCTTCCTGCAGCATGCGCTTTTCGTTGCGCACGATGATGTCCGGGGCCTTGAGTTCGAGCAGGCGCTTCAGACGGTTGTTGCGGTTGATGACGCGGCGATACAGGTCATTCAGGTCGGAGGTCGCGAAGCGGCCGCCATCCAGCGGCACCAGCGGACGCAGGTCCGGCGGCAGCACGGGCAGCACTTCCATGATCATCCAGTCAGGACGGATGCCGGACTGGGTGAAGGCTTCCAGCACCTTCAGGCGCTTGGCGATCTTCTTGATCTTGGCTTCGGAACCGGTGGTCTCGAGTTCCGAGCGCAGGCGCTCGATCTCGCGCGGCAGGTCGATCGTGCGCAGCAGTTCGCGCACGGCTTCAGCACCCATCAGCGCGCTGAACTCGTCACCGTACTCTTCGGTCTTCGCAATGAAGTCGTCTTCGGTCAGCAGCTGGCCGCGCGAAAGCGGCGTCATGCCCGGATCGACGACCACGAAGCCTTCGAAGTAGAGCACGCGCTCGATGTCGCGCAGCGTCATGTCGAGCACCATGCCCAGACGCGACGGCAGCGACTTGAGGAACCAGATGTGCGCGACCACCGAGGCGAGCTCGATGTGGCCCATGCGCTCGCGGCGCACCTTGGCCAGCGTCACTTCGACGCCGCACTTCTCGCAAATCACCCCGCGGTGCTTGAGGCGCTTGTACTTGCCGCACAGGCACTCGTAGTCCTTCACCGGGCCGAAGATCTTGGCGCAGAAAAGGCCATCGCGCTCCGGCTTGAAGGTGCGGTAGTTGATCGTTTCCGGCTTCTTCACCTCACCGAAAGACCAGGAACGGATCTTCTCGGGCGAGGCAAGACCAATCGTGATCGCGTCGAACTCTTCCTCGTTGGGAAGGTTTTGCTTGAACAGATCAGCGAGCAGGCTTTTCATATGTCTCTCCTAACTTGCGACTGAGACGCGCAGCGTCTCAGTAACGCTCCAGGTCGATGTCGATCGCGAGGGAACGGATTTCCTTCACCAGCACGTTGAAGGACTCCGGCATGCCGGCGTCGATCTTGTGCTCGCCCTTGACGATGTTTTCGTAGACCTTGGTACGGCCGGTCACGTCGTCGGACTTCACGGTCAGCATTTCCTGCAGCGTGTAGGCGGCGCCGTAAGCTTCCAGCGCCCACACTTCCATTTCACCGAAGCGCTGGCCACCGAACTGCGCCTTGCCGCCCAGCGGCTGCTGGGTCACAAGCGAGTACGGGCCGGTCGAACGGGCGTGCATCTTGTCGTCGACCAAGTGGTGCAGCTTGAGCATGTGCTTGTAGCCCACGGTCACCTTGCGCTCGAAGGCTTCGCCAGTGCGGCCATCGTGCAGGGCCACCTGGCCGCCGCTGTCCAGGCCGGCGAGCTTGAGCATCGACTCGATTTCCTCTTCGGTCGCACCCGAGAACACCGGGGTCGCAAAGGGCACGCCCTTGGAAAGGTTGCCGGCCAGCTCGATCACTTCCTCGTCGGCGAGCGAATCGATCTCTTCGGTCTTGCCAGTCGAGTTGTAGATCTCGGACAAGAGCTTGCGCACTTCCTTGCTCGAAGCCTGGCGACGCAGCTGTTCCTGGATCTTGTTGCCCAGGCCCTTGGCGGCCCAGCCCAGGTGGGTCTCGAGAATCTGGCCGATGTTCATCCGCGAGGGCACGCCCAGCGGGTTCAGAACGATGTCGACCGGCGTGCCGTTGGCCATGTAGGGCATGTCTTCGACCGGAACGATCTTCGACACGACACCCTTGTTACCGTGGCGGCCCGCCATCTTGTCGCCAGGCTGCAGGCGACGCTTCACGGCGAGGTAGACCTTGACCATCTTCTGCACGCCCGGGGGCAGTTCGTCGCCCTGGGTGAGCTTCTTGCGCTTCGCTTCGAACGCGAGGTCGAAGTCCTTGCGGGTCTTCTCCAGGCCATCCTTGAGGGACTCGAGCTGCTGGGCGGTCGCTTCGTCGGCCATGCGGATGTCGAACCAGCTGTGCGGTTCCACGTCGGCAAGGTACTCGGCGGTGATCTTCGCGCCTTTGGCGAGCTTCTTCGGGCCGCCGTTGGCGACCTGGCCGGTGATCAGGCGCTCGATACGCGAGAAGGTGTCGCGCTCGACGATACGCATCTGGTCGCCCAGATCGAGGCGGAAGCTGCGCAGCATGTCGTCGATGATCGACTGGGCACGCTTGTCGCGCTCAATGCCTTCGCGGGTGAAGACCTGCACGTCGATCACCGTGCCGTTCATGCCTGAGGGCACGCGCAGCGAGGTGTCCTTAACGTCCGAAGCCTTCTCGCCGAAGATCGCGCGCAGCAGCTTTTCTTCCGGCGTGAGCTGGGTTTCGCCCTTGGGCGTGACCTTGCCGACCAGCACGTCGCCAGCGTCCACTTCGGCGCCGATGTAGACGATGCCGGACTCGTCCAGACGACCCAGTTGGGCTTCGCCCAGCGAGGCGATGTCGCGGGTGATTTCTTCCGCACCCAGCTTGGTGTCACGCGCCACGACCGTCAGCTCCTCGATGTGGATCGAGGTGAAGCGGTCATCGGCCACCACGCGTTCGGAGATCAGGATCGAGTCTTCGAAGTTGTAGCCGTTCCAGGGCATGAACGCGACCAGCATGTTCTGACCCAGGGCGAGTTCGCCCAGGTCGGTCGACGCGCCGTCGGCGATCACGTCGCCCTTGGCGATGCGGTCGCCGATCTTCACGATCGGACGCTGGTTGATGTTCGTGTTCTGGTTCGAGCGGGTGTACTTGGTGAAGTTGTAGATGTCCACGCCGACTTCGCCGATCACGGTCTCGTCGTCGTTCACACGCACCACCACGCGGTTGGCATCGACGTAGTCGACCAGACCGCCGCGCAGGGCTTGCACGGTGGTGCCCGAGTCGACCGCGACGGTGCGCTCGATACCGGTACCGACCAGCGGCTTTTCCGGACGCAGGCAAGGCACGGCCTGACGCTGCATGTTCGCGCCCATCAAGGCACGGTTCGCGTCATCGTGTTCGAGGAACGGGATCAGCGAGGCTGCCACCGAGACGATCTGCGACGGCGACACGTCCATGTACTGGACCTGGTCACGCGTGGTCAGGAAGGACTCGCCCCGGTGACGGCAGGAGACGAGGTCTTCGGTCAGGCGGCCGTCGTTGTCGAGTTCGGCGTTGGCCTGGGCGATCACGAAACCGCCCTCCTCGATCGCCGACAGGAAGTCGATCTGATCGGTCACCTGGCTATCGACCACCTTGCGATAAGGCGTTTCCAGGAAGCCGTGGCGGTTGGTCGTGGCGTACACGGCCAACGAGTTGATCAGGCCGATGTTCGGGCCTTCCGGCGTTTCGATCGGGCAGACGCGACCATAGTGGGTCGGATGCACGTCGCGCACTTCGAAGCCGGCGCGCTCGCGGGTCAGGCCGCCCGGGCCCAGTGCGGAGACACGACGCTTGTGCGTGATCTCGGACAGCGGGTTGGTCTGGTCCATGAACTGCGACAGCTGGCTGGAGCCGAAGAACTCCTTGATCGCGGCCGAGATCGGCTTGGCGTTGATCAGGTCGTGCGGCATCAGGTTGTCGGATTCGGCCTGGTTCAGGCGCTCCTTGACCGCGCGCTCCACACGCACGAGACCGGCGCGGAACTGGTTCTCCGCCAGCTCGCCGACGCAACGCACGCGACGGTTGCCCAGGTGATCGATGTCGTCGATTTCGCCGCGACCGTTGCGCAGCTCGACCAGCACGCCCACCACGGCGAGGATGTCCTCGTTGGTGAGGGTGCCGAGGCCTTCTTCACCTTGCGCGCCGACGCGCTCATGGAAGCGACGCTGCCATTCAGGCGCCTTGTCATCCAGACGATCCGGGTACGCACGGCGGTTGAACTTCATGCGACCGACGGACGACAGGTCGTAGCGTTCCGGCGCGTAGAACAGGCCGCCGAACAGGGATTCGACTGCGTCTTCGGTGGGCGGCTCGCCCGGGCGCATCATGCGGTAGATCGCCACGCGCGCCTGCCACTGGTCGGCGGTTTCGTCCGAGCGCAGCGTCTGCGAGATGTAGGGACCGCGGTCCAGGTCGTTGATGTAGAGGGTCTCGAAACCCTTCACGCCAGACTTCTGCAGCTTGACCAGCAGGTCCTCGGTCAGCTCGTCGTTGGCGCGCGCAACCAGTTCGCCGGTCTCGCCGTCGATCACGTTCTTGGCCAGCACGCGACCAACCAGGAAGTCTTCCGGAACCACGATGCTGGTGATGCCAGCTTCGTTCAGCTCGCGGATGTGCTTCGCAGTGATGCGCTTATCGCGGGCGACGATGGTCTTGCCCTTGCCGTCGGTAATATCGAAACGGGCGATTTCACCGCGCAGGCGTTCGGGCACCAGCAGGAAGCTGATGTCGTTGCCCGCGAGTTCGAACTGGTCGAAGTCGTGGAAGGCCGCCAAGATGTCCTCGGAGGACATGCCGATCGCCTTGAGGAGAATCGTCACCGGCATCTTGCGGCGGCGGTCGACGCGGAAGAACAAGAAGTCCTTCGGGTCGTACTCGAAGTCCAGCCACGAGCCGCGGTAGGGAATGATGCGGGCCGAGAAGAGCAGCTTGCCCGAGCTGTGCGTCTTGCCGCGGTCATGCTCGAAGAACACGCCCGGCGACCGATGCAGCTGGGACACGATGACACGCTCGGTGCCATTGATCACGAAGGAGCCGGTCGTGGTCATGAGCGGAATCTCGCCCATGTAGACCTCTTGTTCCTTCACTTCCTTGACGGTTTCCTTGGCCGCTTCCTTGTCCAGGATCACCAGGCGCACGCGAGCGCGCAGGGGGCTCGCGAAGGTAAGGCCGCGTTGCTGACATTCCTTCACGTCGAAGGCCGGCTCGCCCAGCATGAAGTGCACGAACTCCAGCCGCGCATAACCCGAGTGCGAAACGATCGGGAAAATCGACTTGAAGGCAGCCTGAAGGCCCTGCTCGCGGCGCTGTGCGGGCGGCAGATCGGCTTGAAGGAACGACGTATAGGATTCGAGCTGGGTGGCAAGCAGGAAGGGCACGTCCAGAACAGCTGCGCTTTTAGCGAAGCTCTTGCGGATGCGCTTCTTCTCGGTGAACGAATAGGCCATGAGTTCTCCGGTAAGCGAAGGGCACGGGCACACGGACGCTGCGGTTCCCCCGGAAACCGGAACGTCCGATCAATAGCCTCGACTGGCGAAACGGACTTGGTGGCTGGCCTCTACCAGCCTCTGGCGGACGACGGGAGCAGTGGGCTGGGCGCCCCGGCGGGACTCCCGTCCGACCATGTCCTGTCTTCTGCAGTCGATTCAGAAGACAAAGAAAACACGCGCTCTCACGTGGGTTTTCTTTGTGCTCTGAAAAAGCACAAAAGGCTGGAGGCGCTTTTCGGCGCTTCCAGCCCCGTACGGCAAAGGTCGATTACTTGACTTCGACCTTGGCGCCCGCGTCTTCGAGTTGCTTCTTGAGCGCTTCGGCGTCGGCCTTGGAGATCGCTTCCTTGACGGGCTTCGGAGCGCCGTCAACGAGGTCCTTGGCTTCCTTCAGGCCCAGGCCGGTAACGGCGCGGACCACCTTGATGACTTCAACCTTCTTGTCGCCGGCGGCCGTCAGGACGACGGTGAACTCGGTCTGCTCTTCCACCGCGGCGGCGGCAGCGCCAGCGCCCGGAGCGGCCACGGCCATCGAGGCAGCGGAAACGCCGAACTTCTCTTCGAACGCCTTCACCAGGTCGTTCAGGTCCATCACCGTCATCGCGCCGACGGCTTCGAGGATGTCTTCTTTGCTGATTGCCATGTCAATGGACTCCAAATCGTAATTTCGTCAGAGGCTGTCGGCTCAGGCCGCAGCTTCCTCTTGTTTCTTGGCGAGTGCTGCCAGCGCGCCGGCGAAGCCGGAAACAGGCGCTTGCATGACACCCAGAAGCTTGGCCAGCAGTTCTTCGCGGCTGGGGATCGAGGCCAGCGCTTGCACGCCACCCTTGTCGAGCACCTTGCCGGCGTACGAACCCGCCTTGAGCTTGAGCTTGTCGTTGGTCTTGGCGAAATCGCTCAGCACCTTCGCAGCAGCAACCGGATCCGCAGACATGCTGTACAGCAGCGGACCGGACATCTGCTCGGCGAGGCCGGCGAACGCGGTGTCAGCCACCGCACGACGCGCCAGGGTGTTCTTCAGCACACGCAGGTAAACGCCAGCATCGCGGGCCTTAGCACGCAGCACGGTGAGGTCGCCGACCTCAATGCCACTGTACTCCGCCACCACGATAGTCTGGGCGTTAGCAACCTGTGCCGACACCTCAGCAACGACGGCCTTCTTGTCGTCGAGATTCAGACCCATGTGGTCTTTCCTCCTATCTAGTCATCATGCGGTGGATCGCTCCACCGCCCCTAACGGCGACCTCGATCAGGAGACAACCGGCTGACGGATCAACCGGCCAAAAATCCTGTTCTGGATACACCGTCTGCGCCGGCCGCTTGCGCGATTAAGTTCTTGGGCTCGCACCTTCGAACACCTGCGGTCTTTGACGATTCGGAGCAACGCTCAAACCGTTGCTCCGACCCAAAGTTCCTTGTTGCCCGCTTAAGCTGCGGGCGCGCTCACGCTGGCCGCTTCGACGCGCACACCACCACCCATGGTGCTGGACACGGCGACCTTGCGGATGTACTGGCCCTTGACCGCGGCCGGCTTGGCCTTGACCAGGGCTTCGATCAGCGCGCCGACGTTCTGCTGCAGCGCTTTGACCGAGAAGGACGCACGGCCCACGGTCGCGTGGATGATGCCGGCCTTGTCGGTGCGGTACTGAACCTGACCGGCCTTGGCGTTCTTCACCGCGGTGGTGACGTCCATGGTCACGGTGCCGACCTTCGGGTTCGGCATCAGGCCACGCGGACCGAGGATCTGGCCCAGCGCGCCAACCACGCGCATCGCGTCCGGAGTCGCGATACACAGATCGAAGTTGATGTTGCCGCCCTTGACCTGTTCGGCCAGGTCGTCGAAACCAACCACATCGGCGCCAGCAGCCTTGGCCTCTTCAGCCTTGGGACCCTGAGCAAACACGGCGACGCGCACGCTCTTGCCGGTACCGGCGGGCAGCACCACCGAGCCGCGGACCAGCTGGTCCGACTTCTTGGCGTCGACGCCGAGGTTCACGGCGATGTCGATCGACTCGTCGAACTTGGCGGTCGCACACTCCTTGACCAGCGTCAGCGCGTCGGTCAGGGCGTAGTTCTTGTTGCGGTCGATCTTGGCACGCAGGGCCTGGATACGCTTGGATTGCTTAGCCATCTCACAGGCCCTCCACGGTGATGCCCATGCTGCGGGCCGAACCCGCGATGGTGCGCGCGGCCGCTTCGAGGTCGGCTGCGGTCAGATCCTTCATCTTGGCCTTGGCGATTTCTTCGCACTGGGCGCGGGTGATCTTGCCGACCTTGTCGGTGTGCGGCTTGGCCGAACCCTTCTGGATGCCGGCGGCCTTCTTGATCAGGATCGTCGCGGGCGGGGTCTTCATCACGAAGGTGAAGGACTTGTCCGCGAAAGCGGTGATCACGACGGGAATGGGCAGGCCCGGTTCCACGCCTTGGGTCTGCGCGTTGAACGCCTTGCAGAACTCCATGATATTGAGACCGCGCTGACCGAGGGCCGGACCGATGGGGGGCGACGGATTCGCCTTGCCCGCCGGCACTTGCAGCTTGATGTAGCCGATGATTTTCTTTGCCATGATGGCTCCTGCTTGGTGAGTGAAAGCGCGCGTTCGGCGGACCTACTTGCGCTCCTCATGTGCCCGGCTTCATGCCACGCACGAAACCCGCACGAGGCGGGTTCCTTAATTCATTGCACCGAGAATCAGACCTTTTCGACCTGACCGAACTCGAGCTCCACTGGCGTCGCACGACCAAAAATGGTCACCGACACATGCAGGCGGCTCTTCTCGTAGTTCACGCTTTCGACCGAACCGTTGAAGTCGGTGAAAGGACCTTCCTTGACGCGTACCAGCTCGCCCACCTCAAACAACACCTTGGGCTTCGGCTTTTCCACGCCTTCCTGCACCTGCTGCAGGATCTTGTCGACTTCTTTCGCGGAAATCGGGGTCGGCTTGTTGGCCGTACCACCGATGAAGCCCGTCACCTTCGGGGTGCTTTTCACCAGGTGCCAGGACTCATCGTCCATATCCATTTCAACCAGCACATAGCCCGGGAAGAACTTGCGCTCGGTCGTGACCTTCTGACCGTTGCGCATTTCCATCACTTCTTCAACCGGGACCAGGATCTGGCCGAACTTGTCTTGCATGCCTGCACGCGTGATCCGCTCGACCAGCGCACGCTGCACCGACTTTTCAAAGCCGGAATAGGCATGAACCACATACCAACGCTTGGTCATGAACGCTTCCAGCCGAGAATCAGATCGTAGAGCGCCCATTCGAGCGTCTTGTCGGTCAGCCAGAGGAACACCGCCATCACAGCCACGAACGCGAATACGATGCCCGTGGTCTGGACAGTTTCCTTCCAGCTCGGCCAGACGACCTTCTTGGTTTCAGTAACTGCTTCGTTGGCGAACACGGCAAAACGCTGGCCGGGTTCAGTGAACCACGCCACAGCGCCCCCCGCGATCACACCGGCGAGCACTGCGACGACGCGCAGCACCATCGCCTGTTCCGCGAGCAGGTAAAAGCCGGCCACGCCAGCAACTACCAGCAGCAGGGCCAGCGCGAACTTGAGTTTGTCGACCATGGGTGACGGTTACCCGATAAGCAGTATGGCAGGGGCAGAGGGTCTCGAACCCCCGACCTTCGGTTTTGGAGACCGACGCTCTGCCAATTGAGCTATGCCCCTGCGGCAGAGACTCGCAAGGCCCCGAAGGGCCTTGCGTCCGACCTTCTTCCCACGAAGGGAAGCCGGCCAGTATACAACAGAATTACTCGACAACCTTGGCGACGACGCCGGCGCCCACGGTACGGCCACCTTCGCGGATCGCGAAGCGCAGACCTTCTTCCATGGCGATCGGGGCGATCAGCTTGACGACCATCTTGATGTTGTCGCCCGGCATCACCATTTCCACGCCTTCGGGCAGCTGGATCGAGCCGGTCACGTCCGTCGTGCGGAAGTAGAACTGCGGGCGATAGCCGTTGAAGAACGGGGTGTGACGACCGCCTTCATCCTTGGACAGGATGTAGACCTCGGACTCGAAGTGCGTGTGCGGTGTGATCGAACCCGGCTTGGCCAGCACCT is a genomic window of Niveibacterium sp. SC-1 containing:
- the rplJ gene encoding 50S ribosomal protein L10; this translates as MGLNLDDKKAVVAEVSAQVANAQTIVVAEYSGIEVGDLTVLRAKARDAGVYLRVLKNTLARRAVADTAFAGLAEQMSGPLLYSMSADPVAAAKVLSDFAKTNDKLKLKAGSYAGKVLDKGGVQALASIPSREELLAKLLGVMQAPVSGFAGALAALAKKQEEAAA
- the rpoC gene encoding DNA-directed RNA polymerase subunit beta', encoding MKSLLADLFKQNLPNEEEFDAITIGLASPEKIRSWSFGEVKKPETINYRTFKPERDGLFCAKIFGPVKDYECLCGKYKRLKHRGVICEKCGVEVTLAKVRRERMGHIELASVVAHIWFLKSLPSRLGMVLDMTLRDIERVLYFEGFVVVDPGMTPLSRGQLLTEDDFIAKTEEYGDEFSALMGAEAVRELLRTIDLPREIERLRSELETTGSEAKIKKIAKRLKVLEAFTQSGIRPDWMIMEVLPVLPPDLRPLVPLDGGRFATSDLNDLYRRVINRNNRLKRLLELKAPDIIVRNEKRMLQEAVDSLLDNGRRGKAMTGANKRPLKSLADMIKGKGGRFRQNLLGKRVDYSGRSVITVGPQLKLHQCGLPKLMALELFKPFIFNKLELRGYATTIKQAKKMVEGQEPVVWDILEEVIREHPIMLNRAPTLHRLGIQAFEPTLIEGKAIQLHPLVCVAFNADFDGDQMAVHVPLSLEAQMEARTLMLSSNNILSPAHGEPIIVPSQDIVLGLYYATREAVNVPGEGMAFVDVDEAKRAYETGQASLHAKVFIRLREVLLDADGNKVESIKRFHTTIGRALLSEILPAGLPFSVIDKALKKKELSKLINTAFRRCGLKDTVIFADKLMQFGFRLATRAGMSIAVKDMLVPSTKHSLIAAAEQEVKEIAQQYTSGLVTDGERYNKVVDIWGRAGDQVAKAMMDQLGTEPVIDYRGKEVRQESMNAIYMMADSGARGSAAQIRQLAGMRGLMAKPDGSIIETPITTNFREGLNVLQYFISTHGARKGLADTALKTANSGYLTRRLVDVTQDLVVTDDDCGTSNGFTMRAIIEGGEVVEPLRDRILGRVLGEDVVNPESQETAIEKGTLLDEDLCDLIEALGVDEVRVRTPLTCDTRYGMCAKCYGRDLGRGTPVASGEAIGVVAAQSIGEPGTQLTMRTFHVGGAASRAAAASSVEAKSGGVVRYAGNMRFVTSGKGEKVVIARSAELVVTDDAGRERERHKVPYGATLSVNDGGSIKAGAQLATWDPHTRPIITEHAGTIKFENVEEGVTVAKQIDEVTGLSTLVVIDAKRRSSSSANKGVRPQVKLIDEAGQEVRIPGTDHAVTITFQVGSLITVKDGQVVSVGDVLAKIPQETAKTRDITGGLPRVAELFEARSPKDAGMLADVTGTLSFGKDTKGKQRLVITEPDGTVHEFLIPKDKHVMVHDGQVVQRGELIVDGPADPHDILRLKGVEALARYIIEEVQDVYRLQGVKINDKHIEVIVRQMLRRVVITDPGDTRFIREEQVERSDVLDENDQMAADGKLPAQYEYTLLGITKASLSTDSFISAASFQETTRVLTEAAIMGKRDELRGLKENVIVGRLIPAGTGLAYHRARKAGAGTTFDLPPASDFDAPAEPVATEDVQTS
- the nusG gene encoding transcription termination/antitermination protein NusG, which produces MTKRWYVVHAYSGFEKSVQRALVERITRAGMQDKFGQILVPVEEVMEMRNGQKVTTERKFFPGYVLVEMDMDDESWHLVKSTPKVTGFIGGTANKPTPISAKEVDKILQQVQEGVEKPKPKVLFEVGELVRVKEGPFTDFNGSVESVNYEKSRLHVSVTIFGRATPVELEFGQVEKV
- the rplA gene encoding 50S ribosomal protein L1; translation: MAKQSKRIQALRAKIDRNKNYALTDALTLVKECATAKFDESIDIAVNLGVDAKKSDQLVRGSVVLPAGTGKSVRVAVFAQGPKAEEAKAAGADVVGFDDLAEQVKGGNINFDLCIATPDAMRVVGALGQILGPRGLMPNPKVGTVTMDVTTAVKNAKAGQVQYRTDKAGIIHATVGRASFSVKALQQNVGALIEALVKAKPAAVKGQYIRKVAVSSTMGGGVRVEAASVSAPAA
- the rpoB gene encoding DNA-directed RNA polymerase subunit beta, translated to MAYSFTEKKRIRKSFAKSAAVLDVPFLLATQLESYTSFLQADLPPAQRREQGLQAAFKSIFPIVSHSGYARLEFVHFMLGEPAFDVKECQQRGLTFASPLRARVRLVILDKEAAKETVKEVKEQEVYMGEIPLMTTTGSFVINGTERVIVSQLHRSPGVFFEHDRGKTHSSGKLLFSARIIPYRGSWLDFEYDPKDFLFFRVDRRRKMPVTILLKAIGMSSEDILAAFHDFDQFELAGNDISFLLVPERLRGEIARFDITDGKGKTIVARDKRITAKHIRELNEAGITSIVVPEDFLVGRVLAKNVIDGETGELVARANDELTEDLLVKLQKSGVKGFETLYINDLDRGPYISQTLRSDETADQWQARVAIYRMMRPGEPPTEDAVESLFGGLFYAPERYDLSSVGRMKFNRRAYPDRLDDKAPEWQRRFHERVGAQGEEGLGTLTNEDILAVVGVLVELRNGRGEIDDIDHLGNRRVRCVGELAENQFRAGLVRVERAVKERLNQAESDNLMPHDLINAKPISAAIKEFFGSSQLSQFMDQTNPLSEITHKRRVSALGPGGLTRERAGFEVRDVHPTHYGRVCPIETPEGPNIGLINSLAVYATTNRHGFLETPYRKVVDSQVTDQIDFLSAIEEGGFVIAQANAELDNDGRLTEDLVSCRHRGESFLTTRDQVQYMDVSPSQIVSVAASLIPFLEHDDANRALMGANMQRQAVPCLRPEKPLVGTGIERTVAVDSGTTVQALRGGLVDYVDANRVVVRVNDDETVIGEVGVDIYNFTKYTRSNQNTNINQRPIVKIGDRIAKGDVIADGASTDLGELALGQNMLVAFMPWNGYNFEDSILISERVVADDRFTSIHIEELTVVARDTKLGAEEITRDIASLGEAQLGRLDESGIVYIGAEVDAGDVLVGKVTPKGETQLTPEEKLLRAIFGEKASDVKDTSLRVPSGMNGTVIDVQVFTREGIERDKRAQSIIDDMLRSFRLDLGDQMRIVERDTFSRIERLITGQVANGGPKKLAKGAKITAEYLADVEPHSWFDIRMADEATAQQLESLKDGLEKTRKDFDLAFEAKRKKLTQGDELPPGVQKMVKVYLAVKRRLQPGDKMAGRHGNKGVVSKIVPVEDMPYMANGTPVDIVLNPLGVPSRMNIGQILETHLGWAAKGLGNKIQEQLRRQASSKEVRKLLSEIYNSTGKTEEIDSLADEEVIELAGNLSKGVPFATPVFSGATEEEIESMLKLAGLDSGGQVALHDGRTGEAFERKVTVGYKHMLKLHHLVDDKMHARSTGPYSLVTQQPLGGKAQFGGQRFGEMEVWALEAYGAAYTLQEMLTVKSDDVTGRTKVYENIVKGEHKIDAGMPESFNVLVKEIRSLAIDIDLERY
- the rplK gene encoding 50S ribosomal protein L11, whose amino-acid sequence is MAKKIIGYIKLQVPAGKANPSPPIGPALGQRGLNIMEFCKAFNAQTQGVEPGLPIPVVITAFADKSFTFVMKTPPATILIKKAAGIQKGSAKPHTDKVGKITRAQCEEIAKAKMKDLTAADLEAAARTIAGSARSMGITVEGL
- the secE gene encoding preprotein translocase subunit SecE, giving the protein MVDKLKFALALLLVVAGVAGFYLLAEQAMVLRVVAVLAGVIAGGAVAWFTEPGQRFAVFANEAVTETKKVVWPSWKETVQTTGIVFAFVAVMAVFLWLTDKTLEWALYDLILGWKRS
- the rplL gene encoding 50S ribosomal protein L7/L12, producing MAISKEDILEAVGAMTVMDLNDLVKAFEEKFGVSAASMAVAAPGAGAAAAAVEEQTEFTVVLTAAGDKKVEVIKVVRAVTGLGLKEAKDLVDGAPKPVKEAISKADAEALKKQLEDAGAKVEVK